The proteins below come from a single Pedobacter aquae genomic window:
- a CDS encoding fasciclin domain-containing protein produces the protein MKKIFLAAFALVAMATANVQAQENPMVGGAPMYASKDIVDNAVNSKDHTTLVAAVKAAGLVETLKGKGPFTVFAPTNAAFAKLPAGTVETLVKPENKAKLTSILTYHVLAGKFSAADVVKAIKAGNGKATFTTVNGGKLYASLDGDKVKLWDENKGTAYVTIADVNQKNGVIHVIDSVVLPK, from the coding sequence ATGAAAAAAATATTTTTAGCAGCATTTGCCTTAGTAGCTATGGCAACTGCAAATGTACAAGCACAAGAAAACCCAATGGTAGGTGGCGCACCTATGTATGCCTCTAAAGACATTGTAGATAACGCTGTAAATTCTAAAGACCACACTACTTTAGTAGCCGCGGTAAAAGCTGCTGGTTTAGTAGAAACTTTAAAAGGTAAAGGTCCGTTTACGGTATTTGCACCAACCAATGCTGCTTTCGCAAAATTACCTGCCGGAACAGTAGAAACCCTAGTAAAACCAGAAAACAAAGCAAAATTAACCAGCATTTTAACCTACCATGTATTAGCAGGTAAATTTTCTGCTGCTGATGTAGTTAAAGCTATTAAAGCTGGAAACGGAAAAGCTACTTTTACAACTGTTAATGGTGGTAAATTATATGCTTCTTTAGATGGCGATAAAGTAAAACTTTGGGATGAAAACAAAGGAACTGCTTATGTTACCATTGCAGATGTTAATCAAAAAAATGGCGTTATCCATGTAATTGATAGCGTAGTATTACCAAAATAA
- a CDS encoding ShlB/FhaC/HecB family hemolysin secretion/activation protein yields MLRRLWFLLFISVQLQAQEKAFQLKLSGLPKEQQIRYTTNFTDSLSTLTEVNTIINQLQFRGYFNATVKDYAWKNKELVVVLESGKPYQAASISNGNIQPQILSDIRFREKLFKDEFWDIKQISTIKSDLLNWYEGHGYPFAQVWLDSIIIQQEKISAKLFGLPGTKISIDTLRLVGSAKINPKYLHAYLGFKEGDAYDEAKISDIDRRLKDLPFAKQVKATEVIFSGDYAKINIFMDKENANQFDGVIGFLPDNATGKLQLTGDFKLKLQNAFKRGELLDFNYRGLPAQSQELNLSFNYPYVLNTQIGVFSNLSFFKRDSSFLNLNARLGFAYQYNADKSLGFFVESFTGNQVATNLNQTNSTAGNVRTIFYGLESNLQTLNNKIIPTKGYRIYLNFGAGKRNLQADSLASTGRSQFKLMADFNYYLALSKRSNIYIHNQTALISGNNLFENEVFRIGGIKTFRGFDEQSLLANAYSIQTLEYRYFLEQRSFLNLFYEHAYLQSNINNQKLTDYPFSFGAGFTFQTKAGIVSLNYALGKQQNIPLDLQRGKIHFGIVSYF; encoded by the coding sequence ATGTTGAGAAGATTATGGTTTTTATTATTCATCTCTGTCCAATTACAGGCGCAGGAAAAAGCCTTTCAACTTAAATTATCAGGACTTCCTAAAGAGCAACAAATACGTTATACTACAAACTTTACAGATTCTTTAAGTACGCTTACAGAGGTAAATACCATCATCAATCAGCTTCAGTTTAGAGGTTATTTTAATGCAACTGTAAAAGATTATGCATGGAAGAATAAAGAACTAGTGGTTGTTTTAGAAAGCGGGAAACCTTATCAGGCAGCTAGCATCAGTAATGGAAATATACAGCCGCAAATTTTGTCTGACATTAGATTTAGAGAAAAACTTTTTAAAGATGAGTTTTGGGATATCAAACAAATAAGTACCATAAAAAGTGATTTACTTAACTGGTATGAAGGCCATGGTTACCCTTTTGCCCAAGTTTGGTTAGATAGCATCATCATCCAACAGGAAAAAATAAGCGCAAAACTTTTTGGTTTACCAGGCACAAAAATTAGTATAGATACCTTAAGATTGGTGGGGTCTGCTAAAATTAATCCTAAATATTTACATGCTTATTTGGGTTTTAAAGAAGGTGATGCTTATGATGAAGCTAAAATTTCTGATATAGATAGGCGTTTAAAAGATTTGCCTTTTGCTAAACAAGTTAAAGCTACCGAGGTTATTTTTTCTGGAGATTATGCTAAAATTAACATTTTCATGGATAAAGAAAACGCCAACCAGTTTGATGGTGTAATTGGTTTTTTGCCTGATAATGCCACCGGAAAACTACAATTAACAGGAGATTTTAAGCTGAAATTACAAAATGCTTTTAAACGTGGCGAGTTATTAGATTTTAATTATCGAGGTTTACCAGCACAATCTCAAGAACTAAATTTAAGCTTCAACTATCCTTATGTTTTGAATACCCAAATTGGTGTTTTTAGCAATTTATCATTCTTTAAAAGGGATAGTAGTTTCCTAAATCTTAATGCTCGTTTAGGCTTTGCTTATCAATACAATGCAGATAAAAGCTTAGGGTTCTTTGTAGAAAGTTTTACAGGAAATCAAGTAGCTACAAACCTCAACCAAACCAATAGTACAGCCGGAAATGTGCGAACTATTTTTTACGGTTTAGAAAGTAACTTACAAACACTTAATAATAAAATCATCCCTACAAAGGGCTATAGAATATACTTAAATTTTGGTGCCGGAAAAAGAAATCTACAGGCCGACTCTTTAGCCAGTACCGGGCGTAGTCAGTTTAAGCTCATGGCCGATTTTAATTATTATCTAGCATTAAGTAAGCGTTCAAATATTTATATACACAATCAAACAGCTTTAATAAGTGGGAATAATTTATTTGAAAATGAAGTATTTAGAATAGGTGGGATAAAAACTTTTAGAGGTTTTGATGAGCAATCCTTATTAGCAAATGCTTACAGTATCCAAACTTTAGAGTATAGGTATTTCTTAGAGCAACGTTCTTTTTTGAATCTTTTTTATGAACATGCTTATCTACAATCTAATATCAATAACCAAAAATTAACTGATTACCCTTTTAGCTTTGGTGCTGGATTTACTTTTCAAACCAAAGCGGGTATTGTATCTTTAAATTATGCTTTAGGAAAACAACAAAATATTCCCTTAGATTTGCAGCGAGGTAAAATACACTTTGGTATAGTTAGTTATTTTTAA
- a CDS encoding SDR family oxidoreductase: protein MNFKNKIVWITGASSGIGKALSIILFQQGAKVILSARSREKLYDLKQKLKGNPLDIHILPLDLEQKETLSQKAEEAWKIYGKIDILFNCGGISQRSLALETTTATEEKIMNTNYWGTVLLSKAIVAKMVNQQSGHIVVISSLVGKFGTQYRSSYAASKHALHGYFDSLRNEVYQHGIAISIICPGFIRTDITLNSVTGDGSLYNKMDKNQEEGLSALDCATQILKAVEGKKEEVLIGKKRNLVY, encoded by the coding sequence ATGAATTTTAAAAATAAAATTGTTTGGATTACTGGCGCTTCCTCTGGTATAGGAAAAGCATTAAGTATTATACTTTTTCAGCAAGGTGCTAAGGTTATTTTATCTGCCCGTAGCAGAGAAAAACTGTATGATTTAAAGCAAAAACTAAAAGGCAATCCTTTAGATATTCATATCCTACCTTTAGATTTAGAACAAAAAGAAACTTTAAGCCAAAAAGCAGAAGAAGCTTGGAAAATCTATGGTAAAATAGATATCCTATTCAATTGCGGAGGAATTAGTCAGCGTTCTTTGGCCTTAGAAACCACAACCGCTACAGAAGAAAAAATCATGAATACCAATTATTGGGGGACGGTTTTATTAAGCAAAGCGATAGTTGCTAAAATGGTAAACCAACAAAGCGGACATATTGTAGTTATAAGTTCTTTGGTGGGGAAATTTGGCACCCAATACAGAAGTTCTTATGCCGCATCTAAGCATGCTTTGCATGGCTATTTTGATTCTTTAAGGAATGAAGTTTACCAACATGGTATAGCTATTTCTATTATTTGCCCTGGCTTTATCCGTACAGATATTACCTTAAACTCTGTTACCGGGGATGGCTCTCTTTACAACAAAATGGATAAAAACCAAGAAGAAGGCTTATCTGCTTTAGACTGTGCTACACAAATTTTAAAAGCTGTTGAGGGTAAAAAAGAAGAAGTATTAATAGGCAAAAAGAGAAATTTGGTGTATTGA
- a CDS encoding vWA domain-containing protein, which yields MRGYGFSKFSEEELPKGGFEQLLKLFLELLNYTAGDANEALAWLNELDKQHKLTNNDYGMGDFIEDLKNKGYLSDDDPKGGFNITAKTEQTIRKSALEEIFGKLKKSGKGNHNTSSSGSGEEKNADRREYQFGDSLDQIDMTSSIHNAQINHGIHDFMMTEKDLEVEERDYKTLTSTVLMIDISHSMILYGEDRITPAKKVAMALAELISTKYPKDTLDIVVFGNDAWPISIKDLPYLQVGPYHTNTYAGLELATDILRRRKTHNKQIFMITDGKPTCLKEGLKYYKNSIGLDRKVINKTLTMAAQCKKLNIPITTFMIARDPYLQQFVRQFTEVNGGRAFYSSLKGLGEYIFEDYIKNRRRTVR from the coding sequence ATGAGAGGATACGGTTTTTCTAAATTTTCTGAAGAAGAATTGCCTAAAGGTGGGTTTGAACAACTGCTTAAGCTTTTTCTTGAACTTCTAAACTATACCGCCGGAGACGCCAACGAAGCTTTAGCTTGGCTTAACGAGTTGGATAAGCAACACAAGCTTACCAATAACGATTACGGCATGGGCGATTTTATTGAAGACCTCAAGAATAAAGGTTATTTAAGTGATGATGACCCTAAAGGTGGTTTTAATATTACTGCAAAGACCGAGCAAACCATCAGAAAATCTGCCTTGGAAGAAATTTTTGGTAAGCTTAAAAAATCTGGAAAAGGTAATCACAATACCAGTAGTTCTGGCAGCGGTGAAGAGAAAAATGCCGATAGAAGAGAATATCAATTTGGCGATAGCTTAGACCAGATAGATATGACCAGCTCTATCCATAATGCACAAATCAATCATGGTATCCATGATTTTATGATGACCGAGAAAGATTTAGAAGTAGAGGAAAGAGATTATAAAACCCTAACTTCTACAGTCTTGATGATAGACATATCTCACTCCATGATTTTATATGGGGAAGACCGTATTACACCCGCAAAAAAGGTGGCTATGGCGCTGGCAGAGCTCATCAGTACCAAATACCCAAAAGACACTTTAGATATTGTTGTTTTTGGTAACGATGCATGGCCTATTAGTATTAAAGATTTGCCTTATTTACAGGTTGGCCCTTACCATACTAATACTTACGCAGGTTTAGAATTGGCTACCGATATTTTACGCAGAAGAAAAACACATAATAAGCAAATCTTCATGATTACAGATGGGAAACCTACCTGTTTAAAAGAAGGTTTAAAATATTATAAAAACAGTATCGGGCTAGACAGAAAGGTGATTAACAAAACCTTAACCATGGCAGCCCAATGTAAAAAACTAAATATCCCTATCACCACTTTTATGATTGCCCGCGACCCTTACTTACAACAGTTTGTAAGACAGTTTACAGAAGTAAACGGCGGCAGAGCTTTTTACAGCTCTCTAAAAGGCTTAGGCGAATATATTTTTGAAGATTATATTAAAAACAGAAGAAGAACAGTAAGGTAG
- a CDS encoding DUF4271 domain-containing protein: MKLNTYQDYRLQDSLTKAKIKQTRDSITWHYLKPDPNRENLFVQLMLKKYIIKDLSKYIHDKSLKAKNASYGTGKTIPKLDSWVLFAMLFLLLLFALLRMIFNKEMGTVFYAFYDNRVLAQINKEDNIFTSWFFLFSYILYALIIGMFFYLFIIRYGRGFSFTGFPLFLSIAFYLGLFLGLKILLLRFLGFVFQVRKLVREYVNVIYLTFFNVAILFIPLTITLILTVFKESNWILAIAAAFVGIILVLQFARVAVQILSNYRLSKFYLFLYLCTFEICPVLIIIKALNI; this comes from the coding sequence TTGAAACTTAATACCTATCAAGACTATCGTTTGCAAGACTCGCTAACTAAAGCTAAAATTAAACAGACCAGAGACTCTATCACTTGGCATTATCTAAAGCCAGACCCTAACCGAGAGAATCTTTTTGTGCAACTAATGCTCAAAAAATATATCATCAAAGATTTATCAAAATATATTCACGACAAATCTTTAAAGGCAAAAAATGCCAGTTATGGCACCGGTAAAACCATCCCGAAATTAGATTCTTGGGTGCTTTTTGCAATGTTATTTTTACTGCTGTTGTTTGCTTTGCTAAGAATGATATTCAATAAGGAAATGGGGACTGTTTTTTATGCTTTTTATGATAATAGAGTCCTCGCACAAATTAATAAAGAGGATAACATATTTACTTCCTGGTTCTTTTTGTTCTCATACATCTTATATGCTCTTATTATTGGAATGTTTTTTTATCTGTTCATCATAAGATATGGAAGAGGATTCTCTTTTACAGGTTTTCCTTTATTTTTGAGTATAGCTTTTTATTTAGGCCTTTTTTTAGGTTTAAAAATATTACTGCTCCGCTTTTTGGGCTTTGTATTCCAAGTCAGAAAATTAGTTAGAGAGTACGTAAATGTTATTTATCTTACTTTTTTTAACGTCGCTATTTTATTTATACCCTTAACCATAACCTTAATTTTAACAGTATTTAAAGAAAGTAACTGGATTTTAGCTATAGCAGCAGCCTTTGTAGGAATAATTTTAGTACTTCAATTTGCTCGGGTAGCGGTACAAATCTTATCAAATTACAGGCTTTCAAAGTTTTATTTATTTCTCTATCTTTGCACCTTTGAAATTTGTCCCGTTTTAATAATCATTAAAGCACTCAATATATAA
- a CDS encoding AAA family ATPase, translating into MTTLGELKKSGYKSRSIKEELRENLIKRLKSKDLGFEGIIGFEDTVLPDLQTAILSRHNILLLGLRGQAKTRIARLMVNLLDEYVPYIVGSDLYDDPLNPISWFGKHTIETMGDDTPIAWLHRNDRYTEKLATPDVTVADLIGDVDPIKAATQKLNYSDERVIHFGLIPRAHRSIFVINELPDLQARIQVALFNILQEKDIQIRGFKLRLPLDVQFVFTANPEDYTNRGSIVTPLKDRIESQILTHYPKSVEISRKITQQEAALTDEQRLIEADGLVKDLIEQIAFEARNSEYIDKKSGVSARLTISAYENLISHAERRMLLNDEKSTFVRITDFLGVIPAITGKIELVYEGELEGPAKVANILIGKAIRTLLATYFPDPEKMKKSKTGNLYAEIINWFSAGNTIHILDHLTQKEYEKQLNSVPGLKDLVKKIHPSLSKNQHLLLMEFVLHGLAEFSLISKGFLETGFEFKDMFNSLFTAEFEDDEEDYDDNY; encoded by the coding sequence ATGACAACATTAGGAGAACTAAAAAAATCGGGATACAAGAGCAGATCCATTAAGGAAGAGTTAAGAGAGAATCTCATTAAAAGATTAAAAAGTAAGGATTTAGGTTTTGAAGGCATCATTGGTTTTGAAGATACCGTTCTGCCTGATTTACAAACGGCTATATTAAGCAGACATAATATTTTGTTATTAGGTTTAAGAGGACAAGCAAAAACACGTATTGCTCGCTTAATGGTTAACCTTTTAGATGAATATGTACCTTATATTGTAGGTTCTGATTTGTATGACGACCCCTTGAACCCTATCAGCTGGTTTGGTAAACATACCATAGAAACTATGGGTGATGATACGCCTATCGCGTGGTTACACCGTAACGATAGGTATACAGAAAAACTGGCCACGCCAGATGTTACCGTTGCAGATTTAATTGGCGATGTTGACCCTATTAAAGCTGCTACGCAGAAATTAAATTATTCTGATGAAAGAGTAATTCATTTCGGACTAATCCCAAGAGCGCATAGAAGCATCTTCGTGATTAATGAATTGCCAGATTTACAAGCCCGTATTCAAGTAGCCCTGTTCAATATCCTTCAAGAAAAAGATATTCAGATAAGAGGTTTTAAATTACGCTTACCGCTTGATGTGCAGTTTGTATTTACAGCTAATCCAGAGGATTATACTAACCGTGGTTCTATTGTTACGCCTTTAAAAGACCGTATAGAAAGTCAGATTTTAACACATTACCCTAAATCTGTAGAAATATCAAGAAAAATTACTCAGCAGGAAGCCGCCCTTACAGATGAACAACGTTTAATAGAGGCAGATGGCTTGGTAAAAGATTTGATAGAACAAATAGCTTTTGAAGCTAGAAATTCTGAATATATAGATAAAAAATCTGGTGTATCGGCTCGTTTAACCATTTCTGCTTATGAGAATTTAATCTCCCATGCAGAAAGAAGAATGCTGCTGAATGATGAAAAATCTACTTTTGTACGCATTACAGATTTCTTGGGCGTTATACCAGCCATCACCGGAAAAATAGAATTGGTTTACGAAGGAGAATTGGAAGGCCCAGCAAAAGTGGCTAATATCTTAATTGGTAAGGCAATACGTACGTTACTAGCTACTTATTTCCCAGACCCAGAGAAGATGAAAAAATCTAAAACTGGGAATTTATATGCCGAAATCATCAATTGGTTTAGTGCGGGTAATACCATCCATATTTTAGATCATTTAACGCAGAAAGAGTACGAAAAGCAATTAAACAGCGTTCCTGGTTTAAAAGATTTAGTAAAGAAAATACATCCATCTTTAAGTAAAAATCAGCATCTATTATTGATGGAATTTGTTTTACATGGTTTGGCCGAATTTTCTTTAATTAGCAAAGGCTTTTTAGAAACTGGTTTTGAGTTTAAAGATATGTTTAACAGCTTATTCACTGCCGAGTTTGAAGACGATGAAGAAGATTATGATGATAATTATTAA
- a CDS encoding metallophosphoesterase has protein sequence MGRIYSLIIISILLVVFDVYIYNAIRSIFPNWSTQKKKRFRNIWWGYTIVLLIGVLISIFFNIKLGIRSVTLVAFFLTFVSKFFFIPILLIDDFRRLIIWFKRKSNKKEVAVEKAGNNISRSEFLVKTGMAVAAIPFGTLSWGIASGAHDYRIKRQTLILPNLPKAFDGIKIAQLSDIHSGSFYNKKAVLGGVEMLLNEKPDIAFFTGDLVNGKASEMRDYQDIFSKLKAPLGVFSCLGNHDYGMYEKWPSQAAQDKNHQDIIKTHKNMGWDLLINEHRSIKVDNEEIGILGIENWGAGRFPKFGKMEEAVKNTDDLAVKLLLSHDPSHWKAQVLKDYPQIDVMFSGHTHGSQFGIDTGDFQWSPVQYIYEQWKGLYQENNQQLYVNVGFGFIGYPGRVGMLPEITIFELKSA, from the coding sequence ATGGGCAGAATATATTCTTTAATCATCATTTCCATTTTACTAGTGGTTTTTGATGTATATATCTACAACGCAATTCGTAGTATTTTCCCAAATTGGTCTACCCAAAAGAAAAAGCGTTTCAGAAATATTTGGTGGGGTTATACCATCGTTTTACTGATTGGTGTCTTGATATCGATATTTTTCAATATCAAACTGGGTATTCGCTCTGTTACTTTAGTAGCGTTTTTCTTAACCTTCGTCAGTAAGTTTTTCTTCATCCCTATTCTGTTGATAGATGATTTTAGAAGGCTCATCATCTGGTTTAAAAGAAAATCAAACAAAAAAGAAGTTGCTGTAGAAAAGGCAGGAAACAACATCAGTAGGTCCGAGTTTTTAGTAAAAACAGGAATGGCCGTTGCTGCTATTCCTTTTGGTACATTAAGTTGGGGTATTGCTTCTGGCGCACATGATTATCGTATCAAAAGGCAAACCTTAATTTTACCAAACTTGCCTAAAGCTTTTGATGGTATTAAAATAGCGCAACTTTCTGATATACACTCGGGTAGTTTTTACAATAAAAAAGCTGTTTTAGGTGGTGTAGAAATGTTGCTGAATGAAAAACCAGATATTGCTTTCTTTACCGGCGATTTGGTAAATGGTAAAGCTTCAGAAATGCGAGATTATCAGGATATTTTCTCGAAATTAAAAGCACCTTTAGGTGTATTCTCTTGCTTGGGTAATCATGATTATGGCATGTATGAAAAATGGCCATCACAAGCTGCACAAGATAAAAACCATCAAGACATTATTAAAACCCACAAAAACATGGGTTGGGATTTATTGATAAACGAACACCGTAGCATAAAAGTTGATAACGAAGAGATAGGTATTTTAGGTATAGAAAACTGGGGTGCTGGGCGTTTTCCTAAATTTGGAAAGATGGAAGAAGCGGTAAAAAACACTGATGACTTAGCGGTTAAATTGCTACTATCTCACGACCCATCGCACTGGAAAGCTCAAGTTTTAAAAGATTACCCTCAAATAGATGTGATGTTCTCTGGGCACACCCACGGTTCGCAATTTGGGATAGATACAGGTGATTTCCAGTGGAGCCCTGTTCAGTATATTTACGAGCAATGGAAAGGCTTATATCAAGAAAACAATCAACAGCTATATGTTAACGTAGGTTTTGGTTTTATTGGTTACCCAGGCAGGGTTGGAATGTTACCTGAAATCACGATATTTGAATTGAAGAGCGCTTAA
- a CDS encoding UbiA prenyltransferase family protein, which produces MMNQLRKFLDFLLFSNVFIALGAVAQGLVTYHLLNIKPVYTILAFLFFATLTIYNFSILIQKPQDYLNSPYRRVRWIFSHYRLNISITLIAVLSLIPLFFLLSFASKVLLCLLGLVSFGYSLPLFSVNNKKFGLRNIPGLKLFLIATVWSVSTVALPILEINELHISFISLQDTTLLTAKRFLFVAAITVPFDIRDLFQDKNSDLKTIPTIFGENKAYLFCQFLLALYLVMLFVFNDGFNASFFGLMFTIVLAGWLILKSTWEKNEYYYFLYLDGTLILQYLMLLLFNLSI; this is translated from the coding sequence ATGATGAACCAGCTTAGAAAATTCCTTGATTTTTTACTGTTCAGTAATGTTTTTATTGCTTTAGGCGCTGTTGCACAGGGTTTAGTTACTTATCATTTATTAAATATAAAGCCAGTTTATACCATACTGGCTTTCTTATTTTTTGCTACCCTAACCATTTACAATTTCAGTATCCTGATTCAAAAACCTCAGGACTATTTAAACTCGCCCTACCGCAGGGTACGATGGATTTTTAGTCATTACCGATTAAACATTTCTATTACTTTAATTGCAGTACTTTCCTTAATCCCCTTATTCTTCCTGTTAAGCTTTGCCTCTAAAGTATTGCTATGCTTGCTAGGTTTAGTTTCTTTTGGCTACTCTTTACCCCTTTTTAGCGTTAACAATAAAAAGTTTGGCTTAAGAAATATCCCCGGCTTAAAGCTATTTTTAATTGCTACGGTTTGGTCTGTAAGTACGGTTGCTTTGCCTATTTTAGAAATTAACGAGTTACACATCAGTTTTATCTCTTTACAGGATACCACTTTGCTTACGGCAAAAAGATTCTTATTTGTAGCCGCCATTACTGTCCCTTTTGATATTAGAGACCTTTTTCAGGATAAAAATTCAGATTTAAAAACCATCCCCACAATTTTTGGAGAAAACAAAGCTTACCTCTTTTGCCAATTTTTGCTGGCTTTATACCTGGTAATGCTTTTTGTTTTTAACGATGGCTTTAATGCTAGTTTTTTTGGTTTGATGTTTACCATAGTGCTGGCTGGTTGGCTCATCCTAAAATCTACATGGGAGAAAAACGAGTATTATTATTTCCTTTATTTGGATGGCACTTTAATTTTACAATACTTGATGTTGTTGCTTTTTAATTTATCGATATGA
- a CDS encoding DUF1016 N-terminal domain-containing protein: MQYIQEIKQILAQARQRSYQAINTAMVEAYWRIGEKIVLEEQNGKDRADYGKAIIKTISKELSDEFGRGFSERNIRNFRQFYLTFPDTEIWQTLSAKLSWSHFQLIMSVTNKDAQNII; the protein is encoded by the coding sequence ATGCAATACATACAAGAGATAAAACAAATTTTAGCTCAAGCAAGGCAAAGAAGCTACCAAGCTATAAACACAGCTATGGTAGAAGCTTATTGGAGAATAGGCGAGAAGATTGTTTTGGAAGAGCAGAATGGTAAAGACCGAGCTGATTATGGAAAAGCCATTATAAAAACTATTTCTAAGGAACTTTCTGATGAATTTGGCAGAGGTTTTTCTGAAAGGAATATCCGTAATTTTAGGCAATTCTATCTCACTTTTCCTGATACTGAGATTTGGCAGACACTGTCTGCCAAATTGAGTTGGTCTCATTTTCAGTTAATTATGAGCGTAACTAATAAAGATGCTCAAAATATTATTTAG
- a CDS encoding PDDEXK nuclease domain-containing protein has product MWSVRTLDRNISTLYYHRLLSSQVKEPVEAEMQEKTQSLQQDAFEFIKSPAVLEFLNLPNNLGYTEQALESSLIDNLQKFILELGKGFAFVERQQLVRTETSDFYIDLVFYNYILKCFVIIDIKTTKITHQDVGQLDMYVRMYNDLKKQTTDNPTIGILLCTETDKTIAKYSVLAENKQLFATKYLPYLPTEEELIAEIEREKTLLNLRNSL; this is encoded by the coding sequence ATGTGGAGTGTACGCACTTTAGATAGAAATATTTCTACCTTATATTACCATAGGCTTTTATCATCACAAGTAAAAGAACCTGTTGAAGCAGAAATGCAAGAGAAAACTCAATCCCTACAACAAGATGCTTTTGAATTTATAAAAAGCCCAGCTGTTTTAGAATTTTTAAACCTTCCTAATAATTTAGGTTATACAGAACAAGCTTTGGAAAGCTCGTTAATTGATAATTTACAAAAGTTTATTTTAGAGCTAGGTAAGGGGTTCGCTTTTGTAGAGCGCCAACAATTGGTAAGAACAGAAACCAGCGATTTTTATATCGATTTGGTGTTTTATAACTATATTTTAAAATGTTTTGTAATTATTGATATCAAAACTACTAAAATTACGCATCAGGATGTAGGGCAGCTAGACATGTATGTGCGTATGTATAACGATTTAAAAAAGCAAACCACAGATAACCCAACCATAGGCATTTTATTATGTACCGAGACTGATAAAACCATAGCCAAATACTCTGTACTGGCAGAAAATAAACAACTTTTTGCTACCAAATATTTGCCTTATTTACCTACCGAGGAAGAATTAATTGCCGAGATAGAACGCGAAAAAACTTTATTAAATTTAAGGAATTCACTTTAA
- the hemW gene encoding radical SAM family heme chaperone HemW → MAGIYLHIPFCKQACHYCDFHFSTSLKYKDEMLAAILKEIQIQKNYLQQEKIETIYFGGGTPSILSETDLNHIFQTLYQTFEIAKEAEITLEANPDDLTLSKIKALRNTPINRFSIGVQSFFEEDLKWMNRAHEAKESEYAIKTAQDAGFENITIDLIYGYPLLSDEKWLANINQTLALDIQHISCYSMTVEQKTALASFVQKGLQKPMDDSQSAQQFQTLMAKLAEQGFEHYEISNFAKNKSYSKHNTNYWKGIKYLGIGPSAHSFNGISRQWNIANNAKYTSSLMQNSIPFEIEELSFANRFNEYVMTALRTMWGINLHDVINNFGADASESLKQNIEEFVTKDWVKFVENHFILTPNGKLYADHIAAELFIEDHEF, encoded by the coding sequence ATGGCAGGCATTTATCTTCATATTCCTTTTTGTAAACAGGCTTGCCATTATTGCGATTTTCATTTTAGCACTTCTTTAAAATATAAGGATGAAATGCTGGCGGCTATCCTTAAAGAAATTCAAATACAAAAAAACTATCTGCAACAAGAAAAAATAGAAACCATTTATTTTGGTGGTGGTACGCCTTCTATACTATCTGAAACAGATTTAAACCATATTTTCCAAACCTTATATCAAACTTTTGAAATAGCAAAAGAGGCAGAAATTACGCTAGAAGCTAATCCGGATGATTTAACCTTATCTAAAATCAAAGCTTTAAGAAACACCCCCATCAACCGTTTTAGCATTGGCGTACAATCTTTTTTTGAGGAAGATTTGAAATGGATGAACAGGGCGCATGAAGCTAAAGAAAGTGAATATGCTATTAAAACTGCCCAGGATGCTGGTTTTGAAAACATCACTATTGATTTAATTTACGGTTACCCTTTGTTAAGCGATGAAAAATGGCTGGCTAATATTAACCAAACGCTGGCATTGGATATTCAACATATTTCTTGTTACAGCATGACGGTTGAGCAAAAAACAGCTTTAGCTTCTTTTGTACAAAAAGGTTTGCAGAAGCCTATGGATGATAGCCAAAGTGCCCAACAGTTTCAAACTTTAATGGCTAAGCTAGCAGAACAGGGCTTTGAGCATTATGAGATTTCTAACTTCGCTAAAAATAAAAGCTACTCTAAACACAATACCAATTATTGGAAAGGTATCAAATATTTAGGTATTGGCCCATCAGCACACTCTTTTAATGGCATAAGTAGGCAGTGGAATATCGCTAATAATGCAAAATATACGAGTTCTTTAATGCAAAACTCTATTCCTTTTGAGATAGAAGAATTGAGCTTTGCTAACCGTTTTAACGAATATGTGATGACGGCTTTAAGAACCATGTGGGGTATAAATTTGCATGATGTTATCAATAATTTTGGTGCCGATGCTTCCGAAAGTTTAAAGCAAAATATAGAAGAATTTGTTACCAAAGATTGGGTTAAGTTTGTAGAAAATCATTTCATTTTAACACCCAATGGCAAGCTGTATGCAGACCATATTGCTGCCGAACTTTTTATAGAAGACCATGAATTTTAA